A single window of Granulicella mallensis MP5ACTX8 DNA harbors:
- a CDS encoding NAD(P)-dependent oxidoreductase produces the protein MNVVLYGATGNSGSRILKELVSRGHSVTAIARNTSKIPTEVTAKQDDLSDVNTIASLISGASAVISAYNPPPDDTDALIGVTERQIAAVKKAGNIRLIVVGGAGSLEVAPGVTLLASGHLPAPYVPLATSHGKALDMLRASDINWTYFSPAAFFQPGERTGKFRLGNDELVSDADRQSRISMEDYAIAIVDELEIPTHERARFTIGY, from the coding sequence ATGAACGTCGTACTGTATGGAGCAACAGGCAACAGTGGAAGCCGCATCCTCAAGGAGCTCGTTTCGCGGGGCCATTCGGTAACTGCGATCGCACGCAACACATCCAAGATCCCAACTGAAGTCACTGCAAAGCAGGACGACCTCAGCGACGTGAATACGATTGCGTCATTGATCTCTGGTGCCAGCGCGGTCATCAGCGCTTACAACCCACCACCGGATGATACTGACGCGCTGATCGGGGTAACGGAACGCCAAATTGCAGCGGTCAAGAAGGCGGGCAATATCCGTCTCATCGTTGTCGGCGGCGCCGGCTCGCTCGAAGTAGCGCCGGGAGTGACCCTGCTCGCCTCCGGCCATCTCCCAGCCCCGTATGTTCCCCTCGCGACTTCCCATGGAAAAGCTTTGGACATGCTGCGGGCGTCGGACATCAACTGGACCTATTTCAGCCCTGCGGCTTTCTTTCAGCCGGGCGAGCGCACCGGGAAGTTCCGCCTTGGCAACGACGAGCTCGTAAGCGATGCGGATCGCCAGAGTCGCATCTCGATGGAGGACTACGCAATCGCTATCGTTGACGAGCTCGAAATTCCGACTCACGAACGGGCACGATTCACCATTGGCTACTAA
- a CDS encoding NAD(P)/FAD-dependent oxidoreductase yields MVTPNAKIYGKYNSAEAYQLRDFLTRSGVVVEWSELNSDEEAKRLGASGLSDARLPICVLSQGSVLFRPTIRDLAAALDWFREPKHQDYDVAICGAGPAGLSAAVYAASEGLRTIVVERSAVGGQAASTSRIENYLGFPDGISGWELSTKARQQAQRFGAEIIVTAEGIGLGFDNGSLVGHLAGGGKIVTRAAICATGVEYAKLGLPNEERFLNHGLFYGAGPSEAVLSEGHVFIVGGGNSAGQAALHFAAYAERVTLLVRGQHLEDTLSTYLLERIEHSERIEVRTQSVLTSLEGGDSLTGITYKSCLTGEETCAKTQGVFVCIGGRPRTDWITPGPLYTDSAGYILTGDDLEGMEPPIGFWLDGRRPMLRESSMPGLFAAGDVRHNSIKRVATAVGEGATAVSMVHQYLSLKRRPLDYQNL; encoded by the coding sequence ATGGTCACTCCAAACGCGAAGATATATGGCAAGTACAATTCGGCGGAAGCCTACCAACTGCGGGACTTCCTAACGCGCAGCGGAGTCGTAGTGGAATGGTCGGAGCTCAACTCTGACGAGGAAGCAAAGCGACTCGGGGCGAGCGGCCTGTCAGATGCCCGACTTCCAATCTGCGTGCTGAGCCAAGGCTCTGTGCTATTCAGGCCGACTATCCGTGATCTGGCCGCCGCGCTCGACTGGTTTCGCGAGCCGAAGCACCAAGACTACGACGTGGCGATCTGCGGTGCGGGACCGGCCGGGTTGAGCGCCGCCGTATATGCGGCATCAGAAGGCCTCAGGACGATCGTCGTCGAACGCTCTGCCGTCGGGGGGCAAGCAGCCAGCACATCGCGCATTGAGAACTATCTGGGATTCCCAGATGGGATCAGCGGGTGGGAACTCTCCACGAAGGCGCGACAACAGGCGCAGCGATTCGGCGCGGAGATCATCGTCACAGCCGAAGGGATCGGCCTTGGCTTCGACAATGGCTCCCTGGTCGGACATCTGGCGGGCGGGGGCAAGATCGTCACAAGAGCAGCGATCTGTGCCACGGGTGTCGAATACGCCAAGCTAGGCCTCCCGAACGAAGAGCGCTTCCTGAATCACGGCCTTTTCTACGGCGCAGGTCCGAGCGAGGCGGTGCTGTCCGAAGGGCACGTGTTCATCGTGGGCGGGGGGAATTCCGCTGGGCAAGCGGCTCTACACTTCGCCGCCTATGCAGAGAGGGTCACGCTGCTCGTTCGTGGGCAACATCTCGAAGACACTCTCTCAACATATCTCTTGGAACGCATAGAGCATTCCGAGAGAATCGAAGTCCGAACGCAGAGCGTCCTGACCAGTCTAGAGGGCGGAGACTCCCTAACGGGAATCACCTATAAGTCTTGTCTCACTGGAGAGGAAACATGCGCGAAGACGCAAGGTGTGTTCGTGTGCATCGGCGGACGTCCTCGAACTGATTGGATAACGCCCGGCCCACTCTATACAGACAGTGCGGGCTACATCCTGACCGGAGACGACTTGGAAGGGATGGAACCGCCTATCGGGTTTTGGCTGGACGGCCGCAGACCAATGCTCCGGGAATCCAGCATGCCCGGACTCTTCGCTGCCGGAGACGTTCGCCACAACTCCATCAAACGAGTTGCGACGGCTGTGGGAGAGGGGGCGACGGCGGTCTCAATGGTCCATCAATACCTCTCGCTCAAGCGTCGCCCCCTTGACTACCAAAACCTCTGA
- a CDS encoding ester cyclase, which translates to MSKEQDNKAIVGRWFTSFWGPKCDLSIVDELAAPDMLLQYSLHEPRRGHADIKAFMTDFRAAFPDLSFGGAADLIAEGDLVVGRWVGGGTHSGPAFSDFLAGSLPAATGRKMHFTGTTVLRLEDGKIVEEIGLDDGVTALTQLGLIRTV; encoded by the coding sequence ATGTCGAAAGAACAAGACAACAAAGCCATCGTAGGCCGTTGGTTCACCAGCTTCTGGGGTCCCAAGTGCGACCTCAGCATCGTTGACGAACTCGCCGCCCCTGACATGCTCCTGCAGTACTCGCTGCACGAGCCCCGCCGCGGACACGCGGACATCAAGGCGTTCATGACCGACTTCCGCGCCGCGTTCCCGGACCTCAGCTTCGGCGGGGCGGCAGACCTCATCGCCGAGGGCGACCTCGTCGTTGGCCGTTGGGTCGGCGGCGGCACGCACAGCGGGCCCGCGTTCTCCGACTTCCTGGCAGGATCGCTGCCCGCCGCGACAGGCCGCAAGATGCACTTCACCGGAACCACGGTGCTGCGTCTTGAGGACGGCAAGATCGTCGAGGAGATCGGACTCGACGACGGCGTCACCGCGCTCACCCAGCTCGGACTCATCCGCACCGTATAA
- a CDS encoding outer membrane protein assembly factor BamB family protein, with product MMKIDEIRNRSKFAVYVVAMFCIAGDFGRAQSVSPTPPSGSTSASWQSAGQSLGDNRQQPAETVINATNVQGLKVKWTFTTGGDVSATPTVANGVVYAPDWKGNLFAIDANTGRQVWSHQVSEYDGQTGSMSRVSPLVLADEVIVGDNVINRTALHNGANVIAVDPSSGIRKWITQVDPHPGSVITGSPTAYNGIVYVPVASNEEALAAVPGYPCCTFRGSLVALDARTGSILWKTYTVPDNGGTTDGYSGGAIWQQPAIDVARGSIYVGTGDNYTVPDAIEQCETEHLSDGDTSSCTPPNDHLDSVMAFDLTTGKIKWANKITNYDTANADCELALAPGATPCPTPPGRDFDFPGAGPNLLGNIVGFGQKSGVYWAVDPDTGAVRWSTLVGPGSFLGGIMWGTASDGNNIYVPIANFTQASYSLSPSGQAITWGSWAALNAQTGQIVWQTADPTKGGIDMGAASVANGVVYAGSFSGAMYALNAASGKILWSFASGGSVVGSPSIVNGVVYWGSGYTALNPTANGIGNNKIYAFSLGN from the coding sequence ATGATGAAGATCGATGAGATCCGCAACCGTTCTAAGTTTGCCGTATACGTTGTCGCCATGTTTTGCATCGCCGGCGATTTCGGTAGGGCGCAAAGCGTTTCGCCAACGCCCCCGTCTGGTTCAACGAGCGCAAGCTGGCAATCCGCCGGACAGAGTCTCGGCGACAATCGCCAACAGCCCGCTGAAACTGTGATCAACGCGACCAATGTGCAAGGCCTCAAGGTGAAATGGACTTTCACAACGGGCGGAGACGTCTCGGCAACCCCGACAGTCGCCAATGGCGTCGTCTATGCTCCCGATTGGAAAGGCAACCTCTTCGCTATCGATGCCAACACTGGGCGTCAGGTCTGGTCGCACCAAGTCTCTGAATATGACGGGCAAACCGGTTCAATGTCCAGGGTGAGCCCCCTAGTGCTTGCCGACGAAGTAATCGTCGGAGACAACGTCATTAACAGGACGGCATTGCACAATGGAGCAAATGTGATTGCCGTCGATCCTTCGAGTGGGATACGAAAGTGGATCACTCAAGTAGACCCGCACCCGGGGTCAGTGATAACGGGCTCCCCGACCGCGTATAACGGCATAGTCTATGTTCCGGTGGCCTCCAATGAGGAAGCGCTGGCGGCTGTGCCGGGATATCCATGCTGCACTTTCCGGGGCAGTCTGGTAGCCCTAGATGCCCGCACCGGTTCCATACTGTGGAAGACGTACACGGTTCCCGATAATGGAGGGACGACTGACGGCTATAGCGGCGGGGCGATCTGGCAACAGCCGGCCATTGACGTAGCCCGAGGCTCAATCTACGTAGGAACAGGGGACAACTACACGGTGCCGGATGCCATTGAACAGTGCGAGACGGAACACCTGTCCGATGGGGACACCAGCTCCTGCACTCCTCCGAATGATCACCTGGATAGCGTCATGGCCTTCGATCTAACCACCGGTAAGATCAAGTGGGCAAACAAGATCACAAACTATGATACGGCCAACGCGGACTGTGAGCTCGCACTGGCTCCCGGTGCGACTCCGTGTCCCACGCCTCCTGGCCGCGACTTCGACTTTCCCGGGGCAGGCCCGAACCTCTTGGGGAATATTGTCGGCTTCGGCCAGAAAAGCGGAGTCTATTGGGCGGTGGACCCAGATACCGGCGCCGTCCGCTGGAGTACTCTGGTTGGCCCGGGAAGCTTTCTGGGAGGCATCATGTGGGGGACAGCCTCCGATGGGAACAACATCTATGTGCCTATCGCGAACTTCACCCAGGCGTCCTATAGCCTCAGTCCTAGTGGGCAGGCCATCACCTGGGGATCATGGGCAGCACTGAACGCACAGACTGGGCAAATCGTTTGGCAGACAGCGGACCCCACAAAAGGAGGCATCGACATGGGAGCCGCCAGTGTTGCCAACGGAGTGGTCTACGCTGGCTCTTTCTCGGGAGCGATGTATGCCTTGAACGCAGCATCGGGAAAAATCCTGTGGAGCTTCGCGAGCGGTGGATCAGTCGTTGGCAGCCCATCTATCGTGAATGGCGTGGTCTATTGGGGTTCTGGGTATACAGCCCTGAACCCGACGGCAAACGGCATCGGGAACAACAAGATATACGCCTTTAGCCTAGGCAATTAG
- a CDS encoding MFS transporter, whose product MTVNQSTTKNRPGQVLFASLVGTTVEFFDFYIYATAAVLVFPKLFFPASDPVAATLASLATFGIAFLARPVGSALFGHFGDRIGRKTTLVIALSTMGLSTFAIGALPTYSTIGFAAPLLLALCRFGQGIGLGGEWGGAVLLAVENAPPNKRAWYGMFPQLGAPLGFFLSGGVFLLLSRLLTDQQFFRFGWRLPFLVSAVLVLLGLYVRLTIHETPVFQRALDRQEQVRFPMLTVIRRHTRPLLAGILICLATFVLFYLMTVFALSWGTTVLGFSRGKFLLMQLAVIPLFALTIPASALLAERGRRRVMLAITVAIALFGLVMAKIFVAGASGAVAMMGLGLALMGMTYGPLGTVISELFPTPVRYTGSSLAFSFAGILGGSLAPYAATYLARSYGLQYVGYYLAAAAVLSFAGLLMVRETKDGDLTRTPDI is encoded by the coding sequence ATGACAGTGAACCAAAGTACGACCAAGAACCGCCCTGGCCAAGTACTCTTCGCCAGTCTCGTCGGCACGACTGTCGAGTTCTTCGATTTCTACATCTATGCGACGGCGGCAGTCCTGGTCTTCCCGAAGCTCTTCTTTCCCGCGTCCGATCCAGTTGCCGCAACGCTTGCCTCGCTTGCGACCTTCGGCATCGCGTTCCTTGCAAGACCCGTCGGCTCCGCGCTCTTCGGACATTTCGGCGACCGCATCGGACGCAAAACCACCCTGGTCATCGCACTCTCTACGATGGGGCTGTCGACCTTCGCGATTGGAGCGTTGCCGACGTATTCCACCATCGGTTTCGCAGCGCCCTTGCTGCTCGCGCTCTGCCGCTTCGGACAGGGTATCGGTCTTGGAGGCGAGTGGGGAGGCGCGGTGCTCCTCGCTGTCGAGAACGCCCCGCCGAACAAACGCGCATGGTACGGCATGTTTCCGCAGCTTGGAGCGCCACTTGGATTCTTCCTTTCCGGCGGCGTCTTCCTCTTGCTCTCGCGCCTGCTCACGGACCAGCAGTTCTTCCGCTTTGGATGGCGGCTCCCTTTCCTCGTCAGCGCTGTGCTGGTTCTCCTTGGTCTCTATGTTCGACTCACGATTCACGAGACGCCCGTCTTTCAGAGGGCGTTGGATCGCCAGGAGCAGGTGAGGTTTCCGATGCTGACGGTGATTCGCCGTCACACGCGGCCGCTGCTCGCGGGCATTCTTATATGCCTCGCGACCTTCGTCCTCTTCTACCTCATGACGGTCTTCGCACTTTCGTGGGGCACGACAGTGCTGGGCTTTAGCCGCGGGAAATTCCTGTTGATGCAGTTGGCGGTGATTCCCCTGTTTGCACTCACCATCCCTGCATCCGCTTTGCTAGCCGAGCGTGGGCGTCGTCGCGTGATGCTTGCGATTACGGTAGCGATTGCCTTGTTCGGTCTTGTGATGGCGAAGATCTTCGTTGCTGGGGCAAGTGGGGCAGTGGCGATGATGGGCCTCGGCCTGGCACTGATGGGCATGACCTATGGCCCGCTCGGTACCGTGATCTCAGAACTATTCCCGACGCCTGTACGATACACCGGAAGCTCGCTCGCCTTTAGCTTCGCAGGCATTCTGGGCGGTTCTCTGGCCCCGTATGCCGCGACTTATCTGGCGAGGTCCTACGGTCTGCAGTATGTGGGGTACTATCTCGCCGCGGCGGCGGTGCTTTCGTTCGCAGGGCTTCTGATGGTGCGGGAGACTAAGGACGGCGACCTCACTCGAACCCCAGACATCTAG
- a CDS encoding GMC family oxidoreductase codes for MSLKTHYDFIVCGSGSSGSVVARRLAENPEANVLLLEAGGSDAVPSVMEANQWPRNFGTERDWGFAGSPSPYLNGRSMPLHMGKVLGGGSSINAMAWSHGHRNDWDSFAAVTGDKAWGYASVLDIYRRIEDWHGPTDPKYRGTGGPVFVQPAPNPSPVAPAMVEGARSIGIPTFESQNGRMMEGDGGSTILELRVRDGKRQSVFRSYVFPYMDRPNLTVLTNAMVTRVLFEGKRATGVEISHGQTIRRISATSEVVLSLGAIHTPKVLMQSGIGDQAQLKRFGIPVVQHLPGVGQNFQDHPIISCVWEYPQPLAPRNNAGEATFFWKSNSSLKTPDLQTCQAEVPICSAETVARFNPPREAWTLLSGVVQPKSRGQVRITGPNPSDPVEIDAQILSHPDDMKAAVAGVELCRAIGNSAELRPFVKREVMPGNLKGAELEGFVRDAATTYSHESCTAKMGRDSMSVVDNELKVHGIENLRIADGSILPHAIVGGPMGPCVVIGERAGEILKMKYKI; via the coding sequence ATGTCGCTCAAGACTCACTATGACTTCATCGTTTGCGGGTCAGGGTCATCCGGATCGGTTGTAGCTCGCCGCCTCGCCGAAAACCCCGAGGCCAACGTGCTTCTGCTTGAGGCCGGGGGAAGCGACGCCGTTCCAAGCGTCATGGAAGCCAATCAATGGCCCAGGAACTTCGGGACAGAACGCGATTGGGGCTTCGCAGGCAGTCCAAGTCCATATCTCAATGGGCGCTCCATGCCTTTGCATATGGGAAAGGTGCTAGGGGGCGGATCGAGCATCAACGCGATGGCATGGTCGCACGGACACAGGAATGACTGGGATTCATTCGCCGCGGTGACAGGCGATAAAGCCTGGGGCTATGCGTCTGTGCTCGATATCTATCGCCGCATTGAAGACTGGCATGGGCCGACAGATCCCAAGTACCGCGGGACGGGCGGGCCGGTTTTTGTGCAACCTGCTCCTAACCCAAGTCCGGTCGCTCCCGCCATGGTTGAAGGAGCGAGATCCATCGGAATACCCACGTTCGAAAGCCAGAACGGACGCATGATGGAAGGCGATGGCGGCTCTACGATCCTGGAGTTGCGCGTGCGGGATGGGAAACGTCAGTCGGTGTTCCGCTCCTACGTTTTCCCCTACATGGACCGCCCTAATCTGACGGTGCTTACGAACGCTATGGTTACGCGCGTTCTGTTCGAGGGAAAACGCGCGACTGGCGTGGAGATATCTCACGGGCAGACGATTCGCCGCATAAGCGCCACCTCCGAGGTCGTGTTGTCTCTTGGCGCTATTCATACGCCGAAGGTCCTGATGCAGTCTGGCATTGGAGATCAGGCCCAGTTGAAGAGATTCGGAATTCCGGTGGTCCAGCATCTGCCGGGCGTGGGACAGAATTTTCAAGATCATCCAATTATCAGTTGCGTTTGGGAATACCCGCAGCCATTGGCTCCGCGCAATAACGCAGGCGAGGCGACCTTCTTCTGGAAGAGCAATTCTTCTCTCAAGACTCCAGATCTACAAACTTGCCAAGCAGAGGTGCCGATCTGCAGCGCTGAGACCGTCGCAAGATTTAACCCTCCGAGGGAAGCGTGGACATTGCTTTCCGGCGTAGTCCAGCCAAAGAGCCGTGGACAGGTCAGGATCACGGGGCCCAATCCCTCCGATCCAGTCGAGATCGATGCACAGATCCTGTCGCACCCTGATGACATGAAAGCAGCGGTGGCTGGAGTGGAACTCTGCCGCGCGATAGGAAACTCGGCGGAGCTTCGGCCTTTCGTCAAGCGCGAAGTGATGCCGGGAAACCTGAAAGGCGCGGAACTGGAGGGTTTCGTCCGTGACGCGGCTACAACGTATTCTCATGAATCGTGTACGGCGAAGATGGGACGTGATTCCATGTCTGTCGTCGACAATGAACTCAAGGTCCATGGAATCGAGAACCTTCGCATCGCTGACGGGTCGATCCTTCCCCATGCGATTGTTGGAGGACCGATGGGGCCGTGTGTCGTCATCGGCGAGCGCGCCGGTGAAATCCTAAAGATGAAATACAAGATATAA
- a CDS encoding DUF418 domain-containing protein — protein sequence MDILRGFALMGILLMNINGFGLPIWTQFVPLGTLHPAFTGPHAHLNAWVWIVRWILGEGKMRALFSMLFGAGVVLLTSRAEERGEGERVADIFLRRNMWLIAIGLLHAYLIWFGDILVWYGMTALLFLYPCRKLKARTLLTAGTLVVLVSSLSPFSGGVALQDFGLSSKAAAAAATQQSGKALTAAQIGDQKAWEGRLAAWKPDAQAIESDLNLTRSGYVGAQMHHASDASTFQSVIYYTLGFGDVLGMMLIGMGLARNGFLSGRLPYKTYASVALAGFLISLPAAAMGAWKACESGFDLITSDKWLFLPYELVRVPGALATAALLLMLVKSGFWPSLMKRVAAVGQTALSNYIFTSILCQFVFVWGPYKLYERLEFYQLFYVVAAVWAVNLIWSSIWLRYFEFGPLEWVWRSLTYWKKQPMRLQSKVARGA from the coding sequence ATGGATATACTGCGCGGCTTTGCGTTGATGGGCATCCTTCTCATGAACATAAATGGATTTGGACTGCCGATATGGACTCAATTTGTTCCATTGGGAACGCTTCATCCGGCATTCACCGGCCCGCACGCACACCTCAATGCCTGGGTATGGATTGTGCGATGGATTTTGGGTGAGGGCAAGATGAGAGCACTGTTCTCTATGCTCTTCGGGGCCGGGGTCGTTCTACTGACTAGCCGGGCCGAAGAGCGGGGAGAAGGTGAAAGGGTGGCGGACATCTTCTTGCGGCGCAATATGTGGCTGATTGCGATCGGCCTGCTGCACGCATATCTCATCTGGTTCGGAGATATTCTCGTGTGGTACGGGATGACTGCACTGCTCTTCCTGTACCCCTGCCGAAAGCTAAAAGCCAGGACGCTGCTGACAGCGGGCACGCTTGTGGTTCTAGTGAGTTCCTTGTCTCCCTTCTCGGGGGGCGTGGCACTGCAGGATTTTGGCCTGAGCAGCAAGGCCGCCGCCGCCGCGGCTACTCAGCAGTCAGGCAAGGCGCTGACAGCGGCTCAGATCGGCGACCAAAAGGCATGGGAAGGCCGCTTGGCTGCCTGGAAGCCCGACGCACAGGCCATCGAGTCAGACCTGAACCTGACTCGTTCAGGATATGTCGGAGCACAGATGCATCACGCCTCTGATGCAAGCACGTTTCAGAGTGTGATTTATTACACCCTGGGATTTGGCGACGTGCTGGGCATGATGCTGATCGGGATGGGGCTGGCCAGGAATGGTTTTCTATCCGGCAGATTGCCATACAAGACCTATGCATCGGTTGCGCTGGCGGGGTTCCTTATCTCACTGCCCGCGGCTGCTATGGGAGCGTGGAAGGCCTGTGAGAGCGGCTTTGACCTGATTACCTCGGACAAGTGGCTGTTTCTTCCATATGAACTGGTTCGAGTGCCCGGCGCGTTGGCAACTGCCGCGTTGCTACTCATGCTCGTGAAGAGCGGGTTCTGGCCCTCACTCATGAAGCGAGTAGCGGCAGTGGGGCAAACTGCCCTGAGCAACTATATCTTCACGAGTATCCTGTGCCAATTTGTATTTGTGTGGGGTCCATACAAGCTCTACGAAAGGCTGGAGTTCTATCAACTCTTCTATGTTGTTGCAGCGGTCTGGGCGGTCAACCTGATCTGGAGCTCGATATGGCTAAGATATTTTGAGTTCGGCCCTTTGGAGTGGGTGTGGCGATCGCTGACGTACTGGAAAAAACAGCCGATGCGGTTGCAAAGCAAGGTCGCGCGGGGAGCATGA
- a CDS encoding ParB/RepB/Spo0J family partition protein, giving the protein MNTAIVNNVPRELPIAILSESPTNPRRVFDEAFLKELASSIDSQGVLASLLVRPKNQRYEIVFGAQRFRAAQIAGKESVPVEIREMTDAQVMEAQLVENLQRRDVHPLEEANSFKGLLDLEEHKYSIEQIAAKIGKPPAYVAMRLKLTELAEVVIDEFYREEIGLGHALLLAKLPLDKQEGALKACFREDWSASSDRKAKRLLLPVRNLQTWVEQNILLVLKDAPFDKKDAHLVAIAGSCVDCPKRTGHNKLLFSDLSKEDACSDPNCYRAKLDAHVASAIAARPKLVQISTGYTKPQEGSAVVPRGKYVAIVSEKPKDKEQAQRPQFKTCKFTTEAIIADGEGKGQVQKVCANPACPIHHPKKQQANVDTSYKVQQEKERREQAISYSIGVRTLAAIAAAVPVRMMKRDLLFVTERLTGMLSDNHITALARQHGIKSTKANESIAKLFTVYLRQVEESKLGSVVIELTILLAAARGNSATVLRDAAVVYKVNTDAIALKVKQEFAAKEKMQVAKKGMVKAQPKDVKKAKAA; this is encoded by the coding sequence ATGAACACCGCTATCGTCAACAACGTACCGCGTGAGCTTCCCATCGCTATACTCTCCGAGTCACCTACCAACCCGCGCCGCGTCTTCGACGAAGCGTTTCTGAAAGAGCTTGCCAGCAGCATTGATTCGCAGGGCGTTCTCGCATCCTTGCTCGTGCGGCCTAAGAACCAACGCTATGAAATCGTCTTCGGGGCGCAGCGCTTCCGCGCCGCGCAGATCGCCGGGAAAGAATCTGTTCCCGTCGAAATCCGGGAGATGACAGACGCGCAGGTCATGGAGGCCCAGCTTGTCGAAAATCTCCAGCGCCGGGACGTGCATCCTCTCGAAGAGGCCAATAGCTTCAAAGGGCTTCTCGATCTGGAGGAACACAAGTACAGCATCGAGCAGATTGCGGCCAAGATCGGCAAACCACCGGCTTACGTCGCCATGCGTTTGAAGCTGACCGAACTGGCCGAGGTAGTCATAGACGAGTTTTACCGCGAGGAGATCGGCCTTGGCCATGCGCTGCTGCTGGCGAAGTTGCCGCTCGATAAACAAGAGGGAGCCCTGAAGGCTTGCTTCCGCGAGGATTGGAGTGCATCGAGCGACCGCAAGGCGAAGCGCCTTCTTCTCCCCGTTCGCAATCTACAAACGTGGGTTGAGCAGAACATCCTGCTCGTCCTCAAGGACGCTCCGTTCGATAAGAAGGACGCGCATCTTGTTGCCATCGCCGGGAGTTGTGTGGACTGCCCCAAACGGACAGGGCACAACAAGCTCCTTTTCTCCGATCTGAGTAAAGAGGACGCTTGCTCAGACCCGAACTGCTATCGGGCGAAGCTAGATGCGCATGTAGCCAGTGCCATCGCGGCTAGGCCCAAGCTGGTGCAGATCAGCACGGGCTACACGAAGCCGCAGGAGGGGAGTGCCGTTGTGCCGCGTGGCAAGTACGTTGCCATTGTGTCCGAGAAGCCGAAAGACAAGGAACAGGCGCAACGGCCTCAGTTCAAAACCTGCAAGTTCACTACTGAGGCGATCATCGCGGATGGCGAGGGAAAGGGCCAGGTTCAAAAGGTATGCGCCAATCCCGCTTGTCCCATTCATCACCCGAAGAAACAACAGGCGAACGTCGATACTTCTTATAAAGTGCAGCAAGAGAAAGAGCGGCGCGAGCAAGCCATCAGCTACAGCATCGGTGTCAGGACGCTTGCCGCTATCGCGGCGGCTGTGCCTGTTCGGATGATGAAACGCGATCTGTTGTTCGTGACAGAGCGTCTGACGGGGATGTTGAGCGACAACCATATCACCGCTCTCGCCCGGCAACATGGTATCAAATCAACAAAAGCAAACGAGTCCATCGCCAAACTCTTTACCGTATACCTGCGTCAAGTCGAGGAGAGCAAGCTGGGTAGCGTCGTAATCGAGTTGACCATCCTCCTCGCCGCCGCCCGTGGCAACAGCGCGACTGTCCTGCGGGACGCTGCGGTGGTCTACAAGGTGAACACCGACGCCATCGCCCTCAAGGTGAAACAGGAGTTCGCCGCCAAGGAGAAGATGCAGGTCGCAAAGAAGGGTATGGTCAAAGCCCAGCCAAAAGACGTGAAAAAGGCGAAGGCTGCCTAG
- a CDS encoding DUF6908 domain-containing protein: MQTILAILKQAGGWNHGLYLKIENPPYAPLVIDAMDESGPCGLPALSVAQYGDALCKPEMCFELGLADWPQLNPFYYRNDYAGIEQWSRYIYDGDYIHLSDVHMQHERLARQWDNNLRLQGFSEAFDPHEHMRG, from the coding sequence ATGCAGACCATTCTCGCAATCCTCAAACAGGCCGGAGGTTGGAACCACGGCCTTTATCTCAAGATTGAAAACCCGCCCTATGCTCCTCTCGTCATCGACGCTATGGACGAGTCTGGCCCGTGCGGTTTGCCCGCATTGTCTGTCGCGCAATATGGCGACGCACTATGCAAACCGGAGATGTGTTTCGAGCTTGGATTAGCAGACTGGCCACAGCTGAACCCCTTCTATTACCGGAACGACTATGCGGGCATAGAGCAATGGAGCCGATACATCTACGACGGTGACTACATCCACCTTTCCGATGTGCATATGCAACACGAGCGACTGGCAAGGCAGTGGGACAACAACCTTCGCTTGCAAGGTTTCTCCGAGGCCTTCGACCCGCACGAGCACATGCGTGGTTAG